A window of the Desulforapulum autotrophicum HRM2 genome harbors these coding sequences:
- a CDS encoding helix-turn-helix domain-containing protein has translation MPLKNHELALAGDFVQYTDSHIFLTGKAGTGKTTFLHDLKANTAKRMVVTAPTGVAAINAGGVTLHSFFQLPFGPFIPGSETGELNRQRMFRFSREKQQIIKSLDLLVIDEISMVRADLLDSVDAVLRRLRRNDKPFGGVQLLLIGDLHQLSPVAKNAEWQLLQQHYGSVFFFSSHALARTELLTIELNHIYRQTDDRFIRLLNRVRSNRLDTETIGELNQRYIENFTPHQDQGYITLTTHNNSADTTNRDRLAKLSGKSHRFSATVTGEFPDHTLPAPATLVFKIGAQVMFLRNDSSPQRRYYNGKIGKIMAVSDQEIRILCPGETEEITVEPVEWQNIRYTVHPETREISQEIIGTFKQFPLNLAWAITIHKSQGLTFEKAIIDAGAAFTHGQVYVALSRCKSFEGMVLSAPLPCQGIEPDPAVVDYLETARHHPPSETRLEKAKIDFQQRLIIECFDFQLLNNRLNYLARLLSGNRNLIQVSGGIDVQGIQTRAAETIFTVSENFKQQLFSLFRDNVLPESDAQIMERTGKASAWFQEKFSTTFDDLIERFQVETDNRELGKKIGNLLNNVRQEIAVKRAGIESCATGFSPTRYLNAIARAEIDFTPEKKKKSPPPDYGESDIEHPELFQDLKAWRTARASQEGVPAFMVLHQRVLIQIAVNLPDNSADLKKVKGLGDKTLKKYGQEILELVRAYRKKHNIETVVLPQPPEPSSTKPKKEKPSTKTSSPGSTPSNTMQASFDLFNKGLTIADIAKERGLVENTIQTHLCFFVENGLVDISRLISPERRKTIQAVLDKLENASLKAIKQTLGDEFSYGEIRLMTSLQKHLSAKKHPV, from the coding sequence ATGCCGTTAAAAAACCATGAACTTGCCCTTGCCGGTGATTTTGTTCAATACACGGACAGCCATATTTTTTTGACGGGAAAGGCTGGCACCGGCAAAACCACCTTCCTCCATGACCTCAAGGCGAACACGGCCAAACGCATGGTTGTAACGGCCCCCACGGGCGTTGCAGCCATCAATGCTGGCGGGGTTACCCTGCACTCTTTTTTCCAGCTGCCCTTTGGCCCGTTCATTCCAGGATCTGAAACAGGGGAACTCAACAGGCAGCGCATGTTCCGGTTCAGCAGGGAAAAACAGCAGATTATAAAAAGCCTTGATCTGCTGGTCATTGATGAGATCAGCATGGTGCGGGCCGATCTGCTCGATTCTGTGGATGCGGTTCTGCGGCGGTTGCGCCGCAATGACAAGCCCTTTGGCGGGGTGCAGCTGCTGCTGATCGGTGACCTCCACCAGCTCTCCCCTGTAGCAAAAAACGCTGAGTGGCAGCTGCTGCAACAGCACTATGGATCGGTATTTTTTTTCAGCAGCCATGCCCTTGCCCGGACCGAGTTGCTGACCATTGAATTAAACCATATTTACCGCCAGACCGACGACCGGTTCATCCGACTGCTCAACCGGGTTCGAAGCAACCGGCTTGACACGGAAACCATTGGCGAACTCAACCAGCGCTACATTGAAAATTTCACCCCCCACCAGGACCAGGGCTATATCACTCTCACCACCCACAACAACAGTGCAGATACCACCAACCGCGACCGTCTGGCCAAATTATCCGGCAAATCCCATCGATTCAGCGCAACCGTTACTGGAGAGTTTCCCGACCACACCCTTCCGGCCCCTGCCACCCTGGTGTTTAAAATCGGGGCACAGGTAATGTTTCTTCGAAATGATTCCTCCCCCCAACGGCGCTATTACAACGGAAAAATAGGTAAAATAATGGCTGTTTCCGACCAGGAGATACGCATCCTCTGTCCCGGTGAAACCGAAGAAATTACGGTTGAGCCCGTTGAATGGCAAAACATCCGGTACACGGTCCACCCGGAAACCCGGGAGATCAGCCAGGAAATCATCGGTACATTCAAACAGTTTCCCCTGAATCTTGCCTGGGCCATTACCATCCATAAAAGCCAGGGGCTGACCTTTGAAAAGGCCATCATTGATGCCGGAGCCGCCTTTACCCACGGCCAGGTCTATGTGGCCTTAAGCAGGTGCAAAAGCTTTGAAGGCATGGTGTTGAGCGCTCCCCTTCCCTGCCAGGGCATTGAACCGGACCCGGCTGTGGTCGACTACCTTGAAACAGCCCGGCACCATCCCCCTTCTGAAACCAGGCTGGAAAAAGCCAAAATTGACTTCCAGCAACGGTTGATTATCGAGTGCTTTGACTTTCAACTGCTCAACAACCGCCTGAACTACCTTGCCCGGCTCTTGTCCGGTAACCGCAATTTGATCCAGGTGTCGGGTGGAATCGATGTTCAGGGGATCCAGACCCGGGCCGCAGAAACAATCTTTACCGTGAGTGAAAATTTCAAACAGCAGTTGTTCTCGCTGTTCAGGGACAATGTACTGCCCGAATCAGACGCCCAGATCATGGAAAGAACCGGCAAGGCATCTGCATGGTTCCAGGAGAAATTTTCCACAACTTTTGATGACCTTATTGAACGTTTCCAGGTGGAGACTGACAACAGGGAACTGGGTAAGAAAATCGGCAATCTCCTGAACAATGTCAGGCAGGAGATTGCCGTGAAACGTGCCGGCATAGAATCCTGCGCAACAGGATTTTCACCGACCCGTTATCTTAATGCCATTGCAAGGGCTGAGATTGATTTTACACCTGAAAAGAAAAAAAAGAGCCCCCCCCCGGATTATGGAGAATCAGACATTGAACATCCAGAGCTGTTCCAGGACCTCAAGGCATGGCGCACGGCCAGGGCCAGCCAGGAAGGGGTCCCGGCGTTCATGGTTCTCCATCAAAGGGTGCTGATCCAGATCGCGGTTAACCTGCCCGACAATTCAGCAGATCTGAAAAAAGTCAAGGGCCTGGGCGATAAGACCCTGAAAAAATACGGCCAGGAGATCCTGGAACTGGTCAGGGCATATCGAAAAAAGCACAACATTGAAACCGTGGTGCTGCCCCAGCCCCCAGAGCCTTCCTCAACCAAGCCCAAAAAGGAAAAGCCTTCAACAAAAACATCCTCACCAGGGTCAACCCCTTCTAACACCATGCAGGCGAGCTTTGATCTGTTCAACAAAGGACTCACCATTGCAGACATTGCCAAAGAGCGGGGCCTTGTGGAAAACACCATCCAGACCCACCTCTGTTTTTTTGTGGAAAACGGCCTTGTGGATATCAGCAGATTGATCTCTCCTGAACGGCGTAAGACCATCCAGGCAGTACTGGACAAGCTTGAAAACGCCTCGTTAAAAGCAATCAAGCAAACCCTGGGCGACGAGTTCTCCTATGGGGAGATTCGTCTGATGACGTCCCTTCAAAAACACCTGTCCGCCAAGAAACATCCTGTCTGA
- a CDS encoding VOC family protein yields the protein MSIKSVNTILYCTRWAETVEFYDKSLNFQRLTTREWFVEFFLTESARLSIADESRCSIKGARGMGITISLAVDNLGAAHRKFQIKKLSPTPIKDLWGARVFYLYDPEGNRIEFWE from the coding sequence ATGTCAATCAAGTCGGTTAACACGATTTTATACTGCACCCGATGGGCAGAGACGGTTGAATTCTACGATAAAAGTTTAAATTTTCAACGGCTCACCACCCGGGAATGGTTTGTCGAATTTTTTCTGACCGAGTCAGCCAGGCTGAGCATCGCCGATGAATCACGCTGTTCGATCAAGGGCGCCAGGGGTATGGGCATTACCATCAGTCTTGCTGTGGACAATCTTGGGGCGGCACACCGAAAATTTCAAATAAAAAAACTCAGCCCGACACCGATCAAAGACCTCTGGGGTGCCAGGGTTTTTTATCTTTATGACCCCGAGGGAAATCGGATTGAATTTTGGGAATAA
- a CDS encoding glycogen-binding domain-containing protein, whose amino-acid sequence MDYLSSMYIDDEMDLNAKKQFVEKVRYDKDFYKQTLDLLELEQLIEIQPVLPEPLPGNRWRPPIWTRLAGLLKPIGYTAAGFSTAVLMLFTFFQSPPLPLCNNRFVLFEPAANQVELVGSFTGWQKVAMERIGNSGYWELNLHLVSGEHRFAYILNGHSRIADPTLPAREADDFGGENSILNIETRI is encoded by the coding sequence ATGGATTATCTTTCCAGCATGTACATTGACGATGAGATGGATCTAAACGCAAAAAAACAATTTGTCGAAAAAGTCCGGTATGATAAAGATTTCTACAAACAAACCCTGGATCTTTTGGAACTGGAACAATTGATTGAGATTCAACCGGTTCTACCGGAACCTCTCCCTGGAAACAGATGGCGTCCACCAATCTGGACAAGACTGGCGGGCCTGTTAAAACCCATTGGGTATACAGCCGCCGGTTTTTCCACAGCAGTGCTGATGCTCTTTACTTTTTTCCAGTCTCCACCTCTCCCCCTGTGCAACAACCGATTCGTCCTTTTTGAACCGGCGGCAAATCAGGTGGAACTGGTCGGGTCGTTCACCGGGTGGCAGAAAGTTGCCATGGAACGAATCGGCAACAGCGGCTACTGGGAACTCAACCTTCATCTTGTTTCTGGCGAACATCGGTTTGCTTATATTCTGAATGGCCACTCCAGAATTGCCGACCCCACACTTCCAGCAAGGGAGGCAGACGATTTTGGCGGGGAAAACTCTATTTTAAATATAGAGACACGCATATGA
- a CDS encoding RNA polymerase sigma factor has protein sequence MDSYDSFYRKNKDRIFAYLLRLTGDYHLSNDFMQESFVRYFSHYHTTPGNNCALLFTIARNAFLDSIRKYKEEKFQDKKEVAWVSNPESQLIEKQALDKMLAAIQKLNSVDRELVALLATKTFSYKEIGKILNISETNVKVKVHRARLRLKAILKNGGQ, from the coding sequence GTGGATTCCTACGATAGCTTTTACAGGAAGAATAAAGACCGGATATTTGCCTACCTGCTCCGTCTGACTGGGGACTATCACCTCTCCAACGATTTTATGCAGGAAAGTTTCGTTCGATACTTTTCCCACTATCACACCACCCCCGGCAATAATTGTGCATTGCTTTTCACCATTGCCAGGAATGCATTCCTGGATTCGATCCGAAAATATAAGGAGGAAAAATTTCAGGATAAAAAGGAGGTGGCCTGGGTTAGCAATCCTGAATCCCAACTCATTGAAAAACAGGCATTAGACAAAATGCTTGCTGCTATCCAGAAACTCAACTCAGTTGACCGGGAACTGGTCGCCCTGCTGGCAACCAAAACGTTTTCATACAAAGAGATCGGAAAAATACTTAATATCAGCGAAACCAACGTTAAGGTCAAGGTTCACCGGGCCCGCCTTAGACTCAAGGCAATCCTTAAAAATGGAGGTCAGTGA
- a CDS encoding DUF4442 domain-containing protein: MKASTFKLLMNIYPPYWGTGIRVRAISREYRYIKVVMQRRWYNRNYVNTHFGGSLYAMVDPFYMLMLIPILGPDYVVWDKAATIDFIKPGRGTMTAEFRITDAMLSDIMEKTAGGEKYMPQYPVEIMDQQDDVVARVDKRMYIRKKR, translated from the coding sequence ATGAAAGCATCAACCTTCAAGCTCCTCATGAACATCTACCCGCCCTATTGGGGCACGGGAATCCGTGTCAGAGCCATTTCCAGGGAATACCGCTACATCAAGGTCGTAATGCAACGCCGCTGGTACAATCGGAACTACGTCAATACTCACTTTGGCGGCTCCCTCTACGCCATGGTGGACCCCTTTTACATGCTGATGTTGATTCCTATTCTGGGTCCAGACTATGTGGTATGGGATAAGGCCGCTACCATTGATTTCATCAAACCTGGCAGGGGGACCATGACCGCCGAATTCCGCATTACCGATGCTATGCTATCCGATATCATGGAAAAAACAGCAGGCGGTGAAAAATACATGCCCCAATACCCCGTCGAGATCATGGATCAACAGGACGATGTCGTTGCCAGGGTCGATAAACGGATGTATATCAGAAAAAAACGCTGA
- the cobU gene encoding bifunctional adenosylcobinamide kinase/adenosylcobinamide-phosphate guanylyltransferase translates to MITLVIGGCRSGKSSHALGLANALSGTRKLFIATSVPTDSEMENRVIKHQQERGNSWITAEEPLEIANIIDEKSGSSDVILVDCLTLWTSNLMFNNLDQPAIELKLQALASSLGRACCPVILVSNEVGAGIVPENALARQFRDLAGFVNQRIASVADRVVWMVAGIPVKIKPVTTV, encoded by the coding sequence ATGATAACTTTGGTAATTGGCGGATGCCGCAGTGGGAAAAGCAGCCATGCCCTTGGTCTGGCAAACGCCCTCTCCGGCACAAGAAAACTTTTCATTGCAACCTCCGTTCCCACGGATTCGGAGATGGAAAACCGGGTGATCAAGCACCAGCAGGAAAGGGGAAACAGCTGGATAACGGCAGAAGAACCCCTGGAGATTGCAAACATCATTGACGAAAAATCAGGGTCATCGGACGTGATATTGGTGGACTGCCTCACCCTGTGGACATCAAATCTTATGTTTAACAACCTTGACCAACCTGCCATCGAACTCAAACTCCAGGCCCTTGCATCAAGCCTTGGCCGCGCCTGCTGCCCCGTAATTCTGGTCTCCAATGAGGTGGGTGCCGGGATTGTTCCGGAAAATGCACTGGCCAGACAATTCAGGGATTTGGCTGGATTTGTCAACCAGCGAATCGCCTCTGTTGCGGACCGTGTCGTCTGGATGGTGGCCGGTATCCCCGTCAAGATCAAACCCGTGACCACGGTCTGA